The following are from one region of the Leucobacter sp. Psy1 genome:
- a CDS encoding D-serine ammonia-lyase yields the protein MHTHNAPPPSAQYIRRHTNRRHVCNLITRNSASASAASCPNDFPAARFARDAVAAGRAPAGGDPRTHFVDDEDSRSLFAGYAGAARRLRTQLKNQGIVVDRDYRLVVSLPCGVGGGPSGVTYGLKQEFGDAVLCVFVEPVEVPAMTFGVRSGLHSDICVQDIGLTGRTAGDGLAVARPSWFVGERVGGLVDGFATVDDDVMRAGVSLLTHTEGVSVEPSATAGLTIPWRIARAVKAGKLPTDLDAPTTTHLVWLTGGSMVPDEEMVQYFTDGAALTHAFTTEAELL from the coding sequence ATGCATACCCATAACGCTCCCCCCCCTAGCGCACAGTATATCCGCAGACATACAAATAGACGACATGTGTGCAATTTAATCACCAGAAACAGCGCCTCGGCTTCCGCCGCCTCGTGTCCGAACGACTTCCCCGCAGCCAGATTTGCGCGGGATGCCGTGGCCGCCGGACGCGCCCCTGCCGGGGGCGACCCGCGTACGCACTTCGTTGATGATGAAGACTCGCGGAGCCTGTTCGCGGGCTACGCGGGAGCTGCACGCAGGCTTCGCACCCAGCTGAAAAACCAGGGCATCGTCGTGGATCGAGACTACCGCCTCGTGGTGTCGCTCCCGTGCGGTGTGGGTGGCGGACCCAGCGGCGTCACCTACGGGTTGAAGCAGGAGTTCGGGGACGCCGTGCTCTGCGTGTTCGTGGAACCGGTCGAGGTACCCGCGATGACGTTCGGCGTGCGCAGCGGACTGCACAGCGATATATGCGTGCAAGACATCGGGCTTACCGGTCGCACCGCAGGCGACGGACTCGCGGTCGCCCGCCCGTCATGGTTTGTGGGCGAACGCGTCGGCGGCCTCGTCGACGGCTTCGCAACCGTCGACGACGACGTCATGCGCGCTGGCGTGAGCCTGCTCACACACACCGAAGGTGTGTCCGTCGAACCCTCAGCAACGGCCGGGCTGACGATCCCGTGGCGGATCGCTCGTGCAGTCAAGGCGGGCAAACTGCCTACCGATCTCGACGCCCCGACCACCACGCACCTGGTGTGGCTCACCGGCGGCAGCATGGTGCCCGACGAGGAGATGGTGCAGTACTTCACTGACGGCGCTGCACTGACCCACGCATTCACGACGGAGGCGGAGCTGCTGTGA